From Nocardioides sp. HDW12B, the proteins below share one genomic window:
- a CDS encoding transcription antitermination factor NusB, whose translation MADPARSAALAVLRAVSEDGAYANLALTAVLRERGLSGRDAALATELAAGSLRRQGTYDAVVAACAGRPLERIDAPVLAVLRLGAHQLLSTRVPPHAAVATSVDLAREVGGRKVTGFVNAVLRRVGEHDLDTWVGRLAPDPKRDRHGHAVLAHAHPRWVVDALAEALASTGRSAELDDLLAADNESPAVTLVARPGLVDPDELLGEAEAQGATRTPYSPLGVRLAQGDPGALAAVRSGRAGVQDEGSQLVALALADAPLEGTDARWLDLCAGPGGKAALLGAIAAQRGATVQAVEPQPHRADLVRRATAALPEGTVRTVVGDGREPDWPRGSFDRVLVDAPCTGLGALRRRPEARWRRVPEDLDGLVPLQQALLGSAIDSVRPGGVVAYVTCSPVLAETAAAVSAVLPERDDLELLDAGAVLPQVPDAAGPLPGTVQLWPHRHGTDAMFLALLRRR comes from the coding sequence ATGGCCGACCCCGCGCGCTCGGCGGCGCTCGCGGTGCTGCGCGCGGTCTCCGAGGACGGTGCCTACGCCAACCTCGCGCTGACCGCCGTGCTGCGTGAGCGGGGGCTGTCGGGTCGCGACGCCGCGCTGGCCACGGAGCTGGCGGCCGGGTCGCTGCGGCGCCAAGGCACGTACGACGCCGTGGTGGCCGCCTGCGCCGGGCGCCCCCTGGAGCGGATCGACGCGCCCGTGCTCGCCGTGCTGCGCCTGGGCGCCCACCAGCTGCTGTCGACCCGGGTGCCGCCGCACGCCGCGGTCGCCACGTCGGTCGACCTGGCCCGCGAGGTCGGCGGCCGCAAGGTCACGGGCTTCGTCAACGCGGTCCTGCGTCGCGTGGGCGAGCACGACCTCGACACCTGGGTCGGCCGGCTCGCTCCCGACCCCAAGCGGGACCGGCACGGACACGCCGTGCTCGCGCACGCCCACCCGCGGTGGGTCGTCGACGCGCTGGCCGAGGCCCTGGCCTCGACCGGCCGGTCCGCGGAGCTCGACGACCTGCTGGCCGCCGACAACGAGTCCCCGGCGGTGACCCTCGTGGCCCGGCCGGGCCTGGTCGACCCCGACGAGCTGCTCGGCGAGGCGGAGGCACAGGGCGCGACGCGCACGCCGTACTCACCGCTCGGGGTGCGCCTGGCCCAGGGTGACCCGGGCGCGCTCGCCGCGGTGCGGTCCGGTCGTGCCGGCGTGCAGGACGAGGGCTCCCAGCTGGTCGCGCTGGCGCTGGCCGACGCCCCCCTCGAGGGGACCGACGCGCGGTGGCTCGACCTGTGCGCCGGCCCGGGCGGCAAGGCAGCGCTGCTCGGCGCGATCGCCGCGCAGCGCGGGGCGACGGTGCAGGCGGTGGAGCCGCAGCCCCACCGTGCCGACCTCGTACGACGAGCCACCGCGGCTCTGCCCGAGGGCACGGTGCGGACCGTCGTGGGGGACGGGCGCGAGCCGGACTGGCCCCGGGGCAGCTTCGACCGGGTGCTCGTCGACGCGCCCTGCACCGGCCTGGGCGCCCTCCGTCGGCGTCCCGAGGCGCGGTGGCGACGCGTCCCGGAGGACCTCGACGGCCTGGTGCCGCTCCAACAGGCCCTGCTGGGCAGCGCGATCGACTCCGTGCGCCCCGGAGGCGTGGTCGCCTACGTGACCTGCTCGCCGGTGCTGGCCGAGACCGCGGCCGCCGTCAGCGCCGTGCTCCCGGAGCGCGACGACCTCGAGCTGCTCGACGCCGGTGCCGTCCTGCCTCAGGTGCCGGACGCCGCCGGCCCGCTGCCGGGCACGGTGCAGCTCTGGCCGCACCGGCACGGCACGGACGCGATGTTCCTGGCGCTGCTTCGCCGGAGATGA
- the fmt gene encoding methionyl-tRNA formyltransferase, with translation MRIVFAGTPEVALPSLAALAASDHELVGVVTRPDAPAGRGRRLVASPVAQAAEELGVPVLKPEHPRDADFQAALRDLAPDACPVVAYGALLPQPALDIPAHGWINLHFSLLPAWRGAAPVQRAVWAGDEITGATTFRIVKALDAGPTFGVVTERVRPTDTSGDLLGRLAEAGAPLLVATLDGIESGEVEARPQPGDGLSLAPKISVEEAQVDWTEPAQAVDRRVRACTPAPGAWTTLAGERVKLGPVQPDPEVSAAPGELVVSKNAVHIGTGSHAVRLGELKAFGKKQMAAADWARGVRLDPGARFGA, from the coding sequence GTGCGCATCGTCTTCGCCGGCACCCCCGAGGTCGCCCTGCCCTCGTTGGCGGCCCTCGCCGCCAGCGACCACGAGCTGGTCGGGGTCGTCACCCGCCCCGACGCCCCGGCGGGTCGCGGCCGGCGCCTCGTCGCCTCCCCGGTGGCGCAGGCCGCCGAGGAGCTCGGCGTGCCCGTGCTCAAGCCCGAGCACCCGCGCGACGCCGACTTCCAGGCCGCGCTGCGCGACCTCGCGCCCGACGCCTGCCCCGTCGTGGCGTACGGCGCGCTCCTGCCGCAGCCGGCGCTCGACATCCCCGCTCACGGGTGGATCAACCTGCACTTCTCCCTGCTGCCCGCCTGGCGGGGTGCCGCCCCGGTGCAACGGGCGGTGTGGGCCGGCGACGAGATCACCGGGGCCACGACCTTCCGCATCGTCAAGGCGCTCGACGCCGGCCCGACCTTCGGGGTGGTGACCGAGCGGGTCCGGCCCACGGACACCTCCGGCGACCTGCTCGGGCGTCTGGCCGAGGCCGGCGCCCCCCTGCTGGTGGCGACCCTCGACGGCATCGAGAGCGGCGAGGTCGAGGCCCGTCCGCAGCCCGGGGACGGGCTGTCGCTCGCCCCGAAGATCTCGGTCGAGGAGGCGCAGGTCGACTGGACCGAGCCCGCCCAGGCCGTGGACCGACGGGTGCGCGCCTGCACGCCTGCTCCTGGGGCGTGGACCACGCTCGCCGGCGAGCGCGTCAAGCTCGGTCCGGTGCAGCCCGACCCCGAGGTCTCGGCCGCCCCCGGCGAGCTGGTGGTGTCCAAGAACGCCGTGCACATCGGCACGGGCAGTCACGCCGTACGCCTCGGGGAGCTGAAGGCGTTCGGCAAGAAGCAGATGGCGGCCGCCGACTGGGCCCGCGGCGTCCGGCTGGACCCCGGCGCCCGGTTCGGCGCCTGA
- the def gene encoding peptide deformylase, translated as MTVQPIRLFGDPVLRTPASPVVNFDAELRRLVKDLTETMLDAPGAGLAAPQIGVGLRVFTWNVDGEVGHLVNPELTLSEETQHGEEGCLSIPDLAFDCTRALSVVARGFSMHGEPVTIQGSDLLARAIQHETDHLDGVLFVQRLDAETRKAAMKAIRESDWFGAPPTIKVSPHPTAPGLGL; from the coding sequence GTGACCGTCCAGCCCATCCGACTCTTCGGCGACCCGGTGCTGCGCACCCCGGCCAGCCCCGTCGTCAACTTCGACGCCGAGCTCCGCCGCCTCGTCAAGGACCTCACCGAGACGATGCTGGACGCCCCGGGAGCCGGGCTGGCTGCGCCGCAGATCGGCGTCGGCCTGCGGGTCTTCACCTGGAACGTCGACGGCGAGGTCGGCCACCTCGTCAACCCCGAGCTGACGCTGTCGGAGGAGACCCAGCACGGCGAGGAGGGTTGCCTGTCGATCCCCGACCTGGCCTTCGACTGCACCCGCGCCCTCAGCGTCGTGGCCCGCGGCTTCTCGATGCACGGCGAGCCCGTGACGATCCAGGGCTCCGACCTGCTGGCCCGCGCCATCCAGCACGAGACCGACCACCTCGACGGGGTGCTGTTCGTGCAGCGTCTCGACGCCGAGACCCGCAAGGCCGCGATGAAGGCGATCCGCGAGTCCGACTGGTTCGGGGCGCCCCCGACGATCAAGGTCAGCCCGCACCCGACCGCCCCCGGCCTGGGGCTCTGA
- a CDS encoding primosomal protein N' (binding of PriA to forked DNA starts the assembly of the primosome, also possesses 3'-5' helicase activity), which yields MTPPDDADDGQGALLPALAGARRKAASATAEVRRREARAPVEPATHLPVARVLVDVPLAHLDRPFDYLVPETMSDRVVSGSRVKVRFAGQDVDGFVLERVAESDHPGRLAPLRRAVSAEPVLTPEVARLTGLVAARYAGTRSDVLRLAVPPRHATVEKEARRPRAGSVPDGARAEDTPAGGPRSGGSSTGDAETDGASPSAPTAGASTGAPTAGASTGASPGAPTAGASTGAPTAGASTGASPDAPTAGSSTGASAGASQGGGTTEVQPDGPAAWWRRYPGGESLAAAWAGPAVPSTAGRRPEAPAEMARAVWTVAPGDDWATGLAHAAAATLSAGKGSVLCVPDTRDLARLDAALTAVLGPDRHVTLSADLGPAPRYRAFLAVARGDVRVVAGTRAAAFAPVHDLGLVGQWDDGDDLYAEPRAPYPHTREVLLLRAHDTGAAVLLAARARSVEAGALVTSGWAREVVADRAEVRRRAPRVSVTGDRDVEIERDPHARAARIPSTAHAAIRDGLQVGPVLVQTPRLGYAAALTCRTCRTPARCRRCQGPLVLPRAGEAPTCRWCGQADPGHACRVCGDQAVRVPVVGDRRTAEELGRAFPRVPVRRSSGDHVLDRVGPEPALVIATPGAEPEAEDGYAAVVLLDTWLLLARVDLRAGEEAARRWFNAAALARPAERGGRVVAVGEPSEPALQALVRWDPASLAVREAEDRSAAHLPPASRLAVLTGDPQAVEDVLTVLELPDGAEVLGPVAVDPGGAVPPAGRDPEARVVVRVPRASGAALSRSLLEVQGVRAARKLPTVRVQVDPWALG from the coding sequence ATGACGCCACCCGACGACGCTGACGACGGCCAGGGAGCCCTGCTCCCGGCCCTCGCCGGTGCGCGCCGGAAGGCAGCGTCCGCCACCGCGGAGGTACGCCGCCGCGAGGCCCGGGCGCCGGTCGAGCCCGCCACGCACCTGCCGGTCGCGCGCGTGCTCGTCGACGTGCCGTTGGCCCACCTGGACCGGCCGTTCGACTACCTGGTGCCGGAGACGATGTCCGACCGGGTGGTGTCGGGCTCGCGGGTCAAGGTCCGCTTCGCCGGCCAGGACGTCGACGGCTTCGTCCTCGAGCGGGTCGCCGAGAGCGACCACCCCGGGCGGCTCGCCCCGCTGCGACGGGCCGTCAGCGCCGAGCCGGTCCTCACCCCCGAGGTCGCCCGGCTGACCGGTCTCGTGGCGGCGCGGTACGCCGGCACCCGCTCCGACGTGCTGCGTCTGGCCGTCCCGCCCCGTCACGCCACGGTGGAGAAGGAAGCCCGTCGGCCTCGCGCCGGCTCGGTGCCGGACGGCGCTCGCGCCGAAGACACCCCCGCAGGCGGCCCCCGCTCCGGCGGCTCCTCGACCGGCGACGCTGAGACCGACGGCGCTTCCCCGAGCGCTCCCACGGCCGGCGCCTCCACGGGCGCTCCCACGGCCGGCGCCTCCACTGGCGCTTCCCCGGGCGCTCCCACGGCCGGCGCCTCCACGGGCGCTCCCACGGCCGGCGCCTCCACGGGCGCTTCCCCGGACGCTCCCACGGCCGGCTCTTCCACGGGCGCTTCAGCGGGCGCGTCCCAGGGCGGCGGCACCACGGAGGTCCAGCCCGACGGGCCCGCTGCCTGGTGGCGGCGCTACCCCGGCGGGGAGTCGCTCGCCGCGGCGTGGGCCGGTCCGGCTGTCCCGTCCACAGCGGGACGCCGTCCGGAGGCACCGGCCGAGATGGCCCGCGCGGTGTGGACCGTGGCGCCCGGGGACGACTGGGCAACGGGGCTGGCCCACGCCGCCGCGGCCACGCTGTCGGCGGGCAAGGGCTCGGTGCTCTGCGTGCCCGACACCCGCGACCTGGCCCGGCTCGACGCGGCCCTTACTGCTGTCCTCGGTCCGGACCGGCACGTCACGCTGAGCGCCGACCTGGGCCCGGCACCCCGTTACCGGGCCTTCCTGGCGGTCGCCCGCGGTGACGTCAGGGTGGTCGCCGGCACCCGTGCGGCCGCGTTCGCCCCGGTCCACGACCTCGGCCTGGTGGGCCAGTGGGACGACGGCGACGACCTCTACGCCGAGCCGCGCGCGCCGTACCCCCACACCCGGGAGGTCCTGCTGCTGCGCGCCCACGACACCGGTGCCGCGGTCCTCCTCGCGGCCCGGGCCCGCAGCGTCGAGGCCGGCGCGCTCGTCACGTCAGGCTGGGCCCGGGAGGTCGTCGCCGACCGGGCCGAGGTACGACGCCGGGCGCCACGCGTCAGCGTCACGGGCGACCGCGACGTCGAGATCGAGCGCGACCCCCACGCCCGCGCCGCCCGCATCCCCAGCACGGCCCACGCCGCCATCCGTGACGGGCTCCAGGTCGGGCCGGTGCTGGTGCAGACGCCCCGGCTCGGGTACGCCGCCGCCCTCACCTGCCGCACCTGCCGCACGCCGGCGCGCTGCCGGCGCTGCCAGGGCCCGCTGGTGCTCCCGCGGGCCGGGGAGGCCCCGACGTGCCGCTGGTGCGGCCAGGCCGACCCCGGCCACGCCTGCCGGGTGTGCGGCGACCAGGCCGTGCGGGTCCCCGTGGTGGGCGACCGACGGACCGCCGAGGAGCTCGGCCGGGCCTTCCCGCGGGTCCCGGTGCGGCGCTCCAGCGGCGACCACGTCCTGGACCGTGTCGGACCGGAGCCGGCCCTGGTGATCGCCACCCCGGGCGCCGAGCCGGAGGCCGAGGACGGGTACGCCGCCGTCGTGCTGCTCGACACCTGGCTGCTGCTGGCACGCGTCGACCTGCGCGCCGGCGAGGAGGCGGCCCGCCGCTGGTTCAACGCCGCCGCGCTGGCCCGACCCGCCGAGCGCGGGGGCCGGGTGGTGGCGGTGGGGGAGCCGTCCGAGCCCGCGCTGCAGGCGCTGGTGCGCTGGGACCCGGCGAGCTTGGCCGTCCGCGAGGCGGAGGACCGCTCCGCCGCCCACCTGCCGCCGGCCTCCCGGCTGGCCGTGCTGACCGGGGACCCGCAGGCGGTGGAGGACGTGCTGACCGTGCTGGAGCTGCCCGACGGCGCCGAGGTGCTCGGGCCCGTGGCCGTCGACCCCGGCGGGGCGGTTCCGCCGGCGGGCCGCGACCCCGAGGCACGCGTCGTCGTCCGGGTGCCGCGCGCGTCCGGGGCGGCCCTGTCGCGCAGCCTGCTGGAGGTCCAGGGCGTGCGCGCGGCCCGCAAGCTCCCGACGGTCCGGGTCCAGGTCGATCCGTGGGCCCTGGGCTGA
- the metK gene encoding methionine adenosyltransferase yields the protein MAGRLFTSESVTEGHPDKIADQISDSVLDAMLAEDPRSRVAVETLVTTGLVVVAGEVTTEAYVPIAQLARDRILAIGYDSSDKGFDGASCGVQIAIGQQSADIAQGVDSGHEERTGGSVDELDKQGAGDQGIMFGYACDDTPQLMPLPITIAHGLAERLSEARRSGDMPYLRPDGKTQVTIEYDDEDRPLRVDTVVVSTQHARGIDLDNMLTPDIKKYVVDPVLAAYDVPSDDYRLLVNPTGVFEIGGPMGDAGLTGRKIIIDTYGGMARHGGGAFSGKDPSKVDRSAAYAMRWVAKNVVAAGLARRCEVQVAYAIGKAQPVGLFVNTFGTEAVPTASIQKAVLEVFDLRPAAIIRDLDLLRPIYAQTAAYGHFGRELPDFTWERTDRADALKAAAGL from the coding sequence GTGGCGGGACGACTTTTCACCTCGGAGTCAGTGACCGAGGGGCACCCGGACAAGATCGCGGACCAGATCAGCGACAGCGTCCTCGACGCGATGCTCGCCGAGGACCCGCGCAGCCGCGTGGCGGTCGAGACGCTGGTGACCACCGGCCTCGTCGTCGTCGCCGGTGAGGTGACCACCGAGGCCTACGTGCCGATCGCCCAGCTCGCCCGCGACCGGATCCTCGCCATCGGCTACGACAGCAGCGACAAGGGCTTCGACGGCGCGTCCTGCGGCGTCCAGATCGCCATCGGCCAGCAGTCCGCCGACATCGCCCAGGGCGTCGACAGCGGCCACGAGGAGCGCACCGGCGGCTCCGTCGACGAGCTCGACAAGCAGGGCGCGGGCGACCAGGGGATCATGTTCGGCTACGCCTGCGACGACACCCCGCAGCTGATGCCGCTGCCCATCACGATCGCCCACGGCCTGGCGGAGCGGCTCTCGGAGGCCCGCCGCAGCGGCGACATGCCCTACCTGCGTCCCGACGGCAAGACCCAGGTCACCATCGAGTACGACGACGAGGACCGTCCGTTGCGGGTCGACACCGTCGTGGTGTCCACCCAGCACGCCCGGGGCATCGACCTCGACAACATGCTGACCCCGGACATCAAGAAGTACGTGGTCGACCCCGTGCTGGCGGCCTACGACGTGCCGTCCGACGACTACCGGCTGCTGGTCAACCCGACCGGCGTCTTCGAGATCGGCGGCCCGATGGGCGACGCCGGCCTGACCGGGCGCAAGATCATCATCGACACCTACGGCGGCATGGCGCGCCACGGCGGCGGCGCGTTCTCCGGCAAGGACCCCTCGAAGGTCGACCGCTCGGCGGCGTACGCGATGCGCTGGGTGGCCAAGAACGTCGTGGCCGCCGGTCTCGCGCGCCGCTGCGAGGTCCAGGTCGCCTACGCGATCGGCAAGGCGCAGCCCGTCGGTCTGTTCGTGAACACCTTCGGCACCGAGGCCGTCCCGACCGCCTCGATCCAGAAGGCCGTGCTCGAGGTCTTCGACCTGCGTCCCGCCGCGATCATCCGCGACCTCGACCTGCTGCGGCCGATCTACGCCCAGACCGCCGCCTACGGCCACTTCGGCCGCGAGCTGCCGGACTTCACCTGGGAGCGCACCGACCGCGCCGACGCCCTCAAGGCCGCGGCCGGCCTCTGA
- the coaBC gene encoding bifunctional phosphopantothenoylcysteine decarboxylase/phosphopantothenate--cysteine ligase CoaBC — protein MTEPGAPASGPRVVLGVSGGIAAYKACEVLRRFTESGHDVTVVPTAAALRFVGAPTWAALSGKPVGDDVWTDVHRVPHVRIGQEADLVVVAPATADVLAKAAHGLADDLLTNTLLTARCPVVMAPAMHTEMWENAATRANVATLRSRGIVVLEPAEGRLTGADTGKGRLPEPAEIVAAALDVLGRGGAAGGAEGDDLAGRHVVVSAGGTREYLDPVRFLGNRSSGRQGVALARTAAARGARVTLVAANVELADPAGVSVVRVETTAELREAVLAASADADAVVMAAAPADFRPASTSATKIKKDDDGGGAEVHLVQNPDILAELAAERPHPGLVVVGFAAETGDERGSVLEHARAKLARKGCDLLVVNDVSGGKVFGSEDNEAVVLDRDGGSATVPLGSKSALAHVVWDQVASRWAASSSTNQTP, from the coding sequence GTGACCGAGCCCGGGGCTCCCGCGTCGGGCCCCCGCGTGGTCCTCGGGGTCAGCGGCGGCATCGCGGCCTACAAGGCCTGCGAGGTGCTCCGCCGCTTCACCGAGTCCGGCCACGACGTCACCGTCGTCCCGACCGCGGCAGCGCTGCGGTTCGTGGGCGCGCCCACCTGGGCGGCGCTGTCGGGCAAGCCGGTCGGTGACGACGTGTGGACCGACGTCCACCGGGTGCCGCACGTGCGGATCGGCCAGGAGGCCGACCTCGTCGTCGTCGCCCCGGCGACCGCCGACGTGCTGGCCAAAGCCGCCCACGGGCTGGCCGACGACCTGCTGACCAACACCCTGCTCACGGCCCGCTGCCCGGTGGTCATGGCTCCGGCCATGCACACCGAGATGTGGGAGAACGCCGCCACCCGGGCCAACGTGGCCACGCTGCGCTCGCGCGGCATCGTCGTCCTCGAGCCCGCCGAGGGTCGCCTGACCGGTGCCGACACCGGCAAGGGCCGTCTGCCCGAGCCGGCGGAGATCGTGGCCGCGGCGCTCGACGTGCTGGGCCGCGGCGGCGCCGCCGGGGGAGCCGAGGGCGACGACCTGGCCGGACGCCACGTGGTGGTCTCGGCCGGCGGCACCCGCGAGTACCTCGACCCGGTGCGCTTCCTCGGCAACCGCTCCTCCGGGCGCCAGGGCGTGGCCCTGGCCCGCACCGCCGCCGCCCGGGGCGCCCGCGTCACGCTGGTCGCGGCCAACGTCGAGCTGGCGGACCCGGCCGGCGTCAGCGTCGTACGCGTCGAGACCACCGCCGAGCTCCGCGAGGCCGTCCTGGCGGCCTCCGCCGACGCCGACGCCGTCGTGATGGCCGCCGCGCCGGCGGACTTCCGGCCCGCGAGCACGAGCGCGACCAAGATCAAGAAGGACGACGACGGCGGGGGAGCCGAGGTGCACCTGGTGCAGAACCCCGACATCCTCGCCGAGCTGGCCGCCGAACGGCCGCACCCGGGGCTGGTCGTGGTCGGCTTCGCCGCCGAGACCGGCGACGAGCGCGGCTCGGTCCTCGAGCACGCCCGCGCCAAGCTCGCCCGCAAGGGCTGCGACCTGCTCGTGGTCAACGACGTCAGCGGCGGCAAGGTCTTCGGCAGCGAGGACAACGAGGCCGTCGTGCTCGACCGCGACGGCGGCTCGGCGACGGTGCCGCTCGGCTCCAAGTCGGCGCTGGCCCACGTGGTGTGGGACCAGGTCGCGTCGCGCTGGGCCGCGTCCTCGTCCACCAACCAGACGCCCTGA
- the rpoZ gene encoding DNA-directed RNA polymerase subunit omega, with translation MSGTPVAEGITNPSIDELLTKTDSKYRLVLYGAKRARQINAYYAQLGEGLLEYVGPLVDTHVQEKPLSIALREINDDLLTCEEYDPEAEPEVTAAGTVPATGTADDLEL, from the coding sequence GTGTCTGGCACCCCTGTCGCTGAAGGCATCACCAACCCCTCCATCGACGAGCTCCTGACCAAGACCGACTCGAAGTACCGCCTGGTGCTCTACGGAGCCAAGCGAGCGCGCCAGATCAACGCCTACTACGCCCAGCTGGGCGAGGGCCTGCTGGAGTACGTCGGCCCGCTGGTCGACACCCACGTGCAGGAGAAGCCGCTGTCGATCGCGCTGCGCGAGATCAACGACGACCTCCTGACCTGCGAGGAGTACGACCCCGAGGCCGAGCCCGAGGTCACCGCCGCGGGCACCGTCCCGGCCACCGGCACCGCGGACGACCTCGAGCTCTGA
- the gmk gene encoding guanylate kinase, giving the protein MSGRLTVLAGPTAVGKGTVAAYVRAHHPEVWISVSATTRPARPGEVDGVHYHFVAPETFEAMAQRGDLLEWAVVHGRHRYGTPRGPVEEVLAQGRPALLEIDLQGARQVRASMPQARFVFLKPPSWQELVNRLVGRGTESEEERTRRLETAVAELAAEEEFDVTVVNTDVAEAAEELVGLMVDPSA; this is encoded by the coding sequence GTGAGCGGTCGGCTCACGGTGCTCGCCGGCCCCACGGCGGTCGGCAAGGGCACGGTGGCGGCGTACGTGCGCGCCCACCACCCGGAGGTCTGGATCTCGGTGTCGGCCACGACCCGTCCCGCACGTCCCGGCGAGGTCGACGGGGTGCACTACCACTTCGTCGCCCCCGAGACCTTCGAGGCGATGGCGCAGCGCGGCGACCTGCTCGAGTGGGCGGTCGTGCACGGCCGCCACCGCTACGGCACGCCGCGCGGCCCGGTCGAGGAGGTGCTGGCGCAGGGACGGCCGGCGCTGCTGGAGATCGACCTGCAGGGCGCCCGGCAGGTGCGCGCCTCGATGCCGCAGGCGCGCTTCGTCTTCCTCAAGCCCCCGTCGTGGCAGGAGCTGGTCAACCGGCTCGTCGGCCGGGGCACGGAGTCGGAGGAGGAGCGGACCCGCCGCCTCGAGACTGCGGTGGCCGAGCTGGCCGCCGAGGAGGAGTTCGACGTGACGGTCGTCAACACCGACGTCGCCGAGGCAGCCGAGGAGTTGGTAGGCTTGATGGTGGATCCATCCGCCTGA
- the mihF gene encoding integration host factor, actinobacterial type gives MALPRLSPEQRQANLDKAAASRRERAEVKNRLKHSGASIFEVLEQGRSNEVIGKMRVIDLLQSMPGLGKVRAKQMMERLAISESRRVRGLGSNQLAALREEFARREQGTSQG, from the coding sequence GTGGCTCTGCCCCGGCTCAGCCCCGAACAGCGTCAGGCGAACCTCGACAAGGCGGCCGCGTCGCGACGTGAGCGGGCCGAGGTGAAGAACCGGCTGAAGCACTCGGGCGCGTCGATCTTCGAGGTGCTCGAGCAGGGTCGCTCCAACGAGGTCATCGGGAAGATGCGCGTGATCGACCTGCTCCAGTCGATGCCCGGTCTGGGCAAGGTCCGGGCCAAGCAGATGATGGAGCGGCTGGCGATCTCCGAGAGCCGGCGCGTCCGAGGTCTGGGCAGCAACCAGCTGGCGGCGCTCCGGGAGGAGTTCGCGCGCCGGGAGCAGGGCACGAGCCAGGGGTGA
- the pyrF gene encoding orotidine-5'-phosphate decarboxylase, with translation MDPFGTRLEAALDQHGPVCAGLDPHASLLSAWGLDDDADGVRRFSQACVEAWAGRVALVKPQSAFYERHGSAGIAVLEETVAAFRAAGTLVLLDVKRGDIGSTAQAYAEAYLDPAAPLAVDAITASPFLGVGSLTPMVDLARAHGAGLFVLALTSNPEAPQVQLARTTVGPDAGRTVATTVLAALAELNGATPSGASGGAANAPLGSFGAVVGATVAPSEELTAALDFGGPVLMPGVGAQGGTVAAVRELAGQARQRVVPSVSRELLGAGPDPQALREAAASLNDTFRAALRG, from the coding sequence ATGGACCCCTTCGGCACACGGCTCGAGGCCGCCCTCGACCAGCACGGACCGGTGTGCGCCGGGCTCGACCCGCACGCCTCGCTGCTGTCGGCGTGGGGCCTCGACGACGACGCCGACGGCGTCCGCCGCTTCTCGCAGGCGTGCGTGGAGGCGTGGGCCGGCCGGGTTGCCCTGGTCAAGCCGCAGTCGGCGTTCTACGAGCGCCACGGCTCCGCCGGGATCGCCGTGCTCGAGGAGACCGTCGCCGCCTTCCGCGCCGCCGGCACCCTGGTGCTGCTCGACGTCAAGCGGGGCGACATCGGCTCCACCGCGCAGGCGTACGCCGAGGCGTACCTCGACCCGGCCGCCCCGCTGGCGGTCGACGCCATCACCGCCAGCCCCTTCCTCGGTGTCGGTTCGCTCACCCCGATGGTCGACCTGGCCCGGGCCCACGGCGCAGGGCTCTTCGTGCTCGCCCTGACCTCCAACCCCGAGGCGCCGCAGGTGCAGCTGGCCCGCACCACCGTGGGGCCGGACGCCGGGCGCACGGTCGCGACGACCGTGCTGGCAGCGCTGGCCGAGCTGAACGGTGCGACGCCCTCCGGCGCCTCGGGCGGCGCCGCGAACGCGCCCCTGGGGTCGTTCGGGGCCGTGGTCGGGGCCACCGTCGCGCCGAGCGAGGAGCTGACGGCCGCGCTCGACTTCGGGGGACCCGTCCTCATGCCGGGCGTCGGAGCCCAGGGCGGCACCGTGGCGGCCGTGCGCGAGCTCGCGGGGCAGGCGCGGCAACGGGTGGTGCCGTCGGTCAGCCGCGAGCTGCTCGGCGCCGGACCGGACCCGCAGGCGCTGCGCGAGGCGGCTGCGAGCCTCAACGATACGTTCCGGGCAGCGCTCCGTGGCTGA